A section of the Pygocentrus nattereri isolate fPygNat1 chromosome 18, fPygNat1.pri, whole genome shotgun sequence genome encodes:
- the tmprss2 gene encoding transmembrane protease serine 2, which produces MQNRSHINYGFQHEGDRPPPYVPSYYPGAYPTIPQYPTTQPTPINTHNTVTAVQPHPTTASKAKKSRCPCITAVVIFILVVLGVAAVLIWYFLSKTCALGQRCGEDGPCVSSSQWCDGKRDCSSGEDEAHCFRLYGPDFQLQSFSKQDQKWKLVCSNRWDNSVGRKACEAIGYSSTDYVGFDRMSPGSGSSDGYMMLKSDYSNEAFAHSYLTESSYCPTNTAVTLKCIDCGKSTAQTRIVGGQQVTSKTRWPWQVSLHGSGRHLCGGSIITSSWIVSAAHCFQTLSQPAQWTVYAGYLTQTEMQSVSGNVVSRIISHPGFDSKTNDNDIALMKLAAPLRLSSSIGPVCLPNAGVSFSAPQDCFITGWGATSSQGSPSTVLREARLSLIDRSICNSRQVYNGQITNTMICAGKLEGGVDSCQGDSGGPLVTQDSSLWWLVGDTSWGEGCAFRNKPGVYGNVTVFLEWIYEQMQKY; this is translated from the exons ATGCAGAATAGGTCACATATAAACTACGGTTTTCAGCATGAGGGAGATCGGCCTCCTCCGTATGTGCCCAGCTACTACCCGGGGGCATATCCCACCATCCCGCAGTACCCCACCACCCAGCCCACACCTattaacacacacaacacagttaCAGCTGTACAGCCCCACCCCACCACAGCCTCCAAAG CCAAGAAAAGTCGATGTCCCTGCATAACGGCCGTGGTCATATTCATCTTAGTTGTCCTGGGAGTGGCAGCTGTGCTGATCTGGTACTTCT TGTCCAAGACGTGCGCTCTGGGCCAGAGGTGTGGGGAGGATGGGCCGTGCGTCAGCTCTTCACAGTGGTGCGATGGAAAGAGGGACTGTTCGTCAGGAGAGGACGAGGCTCACTGCT TTCGTTTGTATGGACCAGATTTCCAGCTGCAGAGTTTCTCTAAACAAGACCAAAAATGGAAGCTTGTGTGTTCGAACAGATGGGACAACAGCGTTGGGAGGAAAGCCTGCGAGGCGATCGGATACAGCAG CACGGACTATGTCGGCTTTGATCGGATGAGTCCAGGCTCTGGGTCCTCAGACGGCTACATGATGCTGAAGTCGGATTACTCTAATGAAGCATTTGCACACAGTTATCTCACTGAGAG tTCATACTGCCCGACTAATACAGCAGTAACGCTGAAGTGTATAG ACTGTGGCAAATCTACTGCTCAGACGCGGATAGTTGGAGGCCAGCAAGTGACCAGCAAGACTCGTTGGCCTTGGCAGGTAAGCCTGCACGGTTCCGGGCGCCACTTGTGCGGAGGATCCATCATCACCTCGTCATGGATCGTCTCGGCTGCTCACTGCTTTCAAAC ATTGTCGCAGCCAGCTCAGTGGACCGTGTATGCGGGgtatctcactcagactgagatgCAGTCAGTCAGCGGCAACGTGGTCAGCCGGATCATCTCCCACCCTGGGTTTGATTCTAAAACAAACGATAACGATATTGCTCTGATGAAGCTGGCGGCGCCACTCCGTTTGTCAT CGAGTATTGGGCCAGTGTGCTTACCCAATGCTGGAGTCAGCTTTTCTGCACCACAAGATTGTTTCATTACTGGATGGGGAGCGACTTCCAGCCAAG GTTCTCCCTCAACTGTGTTACGAGAGGCGAGGCTCTCGCTGATCGACAGGTCCATCTGCAACAGTCGGCAGGTCTACAATGGACAAATCACCAACACCATGATCTGTGCAGGCAAGCTGGAGGGTGGAGTGGATTCCTGCCAG GGAGACAGCGGGGGTCCACTGGTCACTCAGGACAGTTCACTGTGGTGGCTTGTTGGAGATACTAGCTGGGGCGAAGGCTGTGCTTTCAGAAACAAGCCGGGCGTTTACGGAAACGTGACCGTCTTCCTTGAATGGATTTATGAGCAAATGCAG AAATACTAA